A window of Gavia stellata isolate bGavSte3 chromosome 29, bGavSte3.hap2, whole genome shotgun sequence contains these coding sequences:
- the PSMB2 gene encoding proteasome subunit beta type-2 isoform X2, whose translation MEYLIDHDKMFKMSEKILLLCVGEAGDTVQFAEYIQKNVQLYKMRNGYELSPTAAANFTRRNLADYLRSRTPYHVNLLLAGYDDHEGPALYYMDYLAALAKAPFAAHGYGAFLTLSILDRYYKPSITREEAVELLQKCLEELQKRFILNLTSFNARFIDKDGIHEVDNIPLPKAMS comes from the exons ACCATGACAAAATGTTTAAGATGAGTGAAAAGATCTTACTCCTGTGCGTTGGGGAGGCTGGAGACACTGTACAGTTCGCAGAAtacattcagaaaaatgttcagCTCTACAAAATGAGAAATG GTTATGAATTGTCTCCTACTGCAGCTGCAAACTTCACACGACGAAACCTAGCTGACTATCTTCGGAGTCGA ACCCCTTATCATGTCAACCTTCTCCTGGCTGGCTATGATGACCATGAAGGTCCTGCGCTTTATTACATGGATTACCTTGCGGCTCTGGCTAAAGCTCCTTTTGCAGCACATGGCTATGGTGCATTCCTTACCCTCAGCATCCTTGACCGCTATTACAAGCCAA gtATCACACGTGAGGAAGCTGTGGAGCTCCTACAAAAATGTCTAGAGGAG CTTCAGAAACGCTTCATCCTAAATCTGACTTCTTTCAACGCCCGGTTCATTGACAAAGATGGCATCCATGAAGTGGACAATATACCCCTTCCAAAAGCGATGTCCTAA